Proteins encoded within one genomic window of Kibdelosporangium phytohabitans:
- a CDS encoding glycosyl hydrolase, translating into MADEIGRRRIIGAAAGAIALGVAGGITLANQQWFSPEETAEQETKPVTADLSANSDAQTLLKWFRDLPKRQARRVVCGQQLDDITAASYDHIVEALVKRTGKHPAMLGVSVRDDWKRSDSRILVDHWRRGGLVTVDLHPSDPWNPNGGADSAWVADAKARKPDLRTLLVTSDSSPQRNAWRAQLERVGDLVEELGSAGVVVLLRPLHEGNGSWFWWGQDMPTRKTFARDLYRDVFFYITQTRRLHNVLWVYSPGASWDGPALSYYPGAEYVDMVCPSRYDDDMLMLGERTGQSPYNDYKDILTTGKPLGFAECGPEKKRDGSWDSRLILKQIREKYPAMTYFHCWNGWQGAVMELARLRFTEELLNDSWVITRDEVDWRQMAGPTTSSRPTTTSRPPKPTSTPPKTQNNPVIRPPVTR; encoded by the coding sequence ATGGCTGACGAGATCGGACGGCGCCGGATCATCGGGGCAGCAGCCGGCGCGATCGCTCTCGGGGTCGCCGGTGGCATCACACTGGCCAACCAGCAGTGGTTCAGCCCCGAGGAAACAGCTGAGCAGGAGACGAAACCGGTCACCGCGGACCTCTCCGCGAACTCCGACGCGCAGACGCTGCTCAAGTGGTTCCGCGATCTGCCCAAGCGCCAGGCGCGCAGAGTGGTCTGCGGGCAGCAACTCGACGACATCACCGCCGCCAGCTACGACCACATCGTCGAAGCGCTGGTCAAGCGCACCGGCAAGCACCCGGCGATGCTGGGGGTGTCGGTCCGCGACGACTGGAAGCGCTCGGACTCCAGGATCCTGGTCGACCACTGGCGGCGCGGCGGCCTGGTCACAGTGGACCTCCACCCGTCCGATCCGTGGAACCCGAACGGCGGCGCGGACTCGGCGTGGGTCGCGGACGCGAAGGCCAGGAAGCCGGACCTGCGCACCCTGCTGGTCACCTCAGACTCCAGCCCGCAGCGCAACGCGTGGCGCGCGCAGCTGGAACGCGTGGGCGACCTGGTCGAGGAGCTCGGCTCCGCCGGGGTCGTGGTGTTGCTCAGGCCGTTGCACGAAGGCAACGGGTCCTGGTTCTGGTGGGGACAGGACATGCCGACGCGCAAGACGTTCGCGCGTGACCTCTACCGGGACGTGTTCTTCTACATCACCCAAACCCGGCGGCTGCACAACGTGCTGTGGGTGTACTCGCCCGGCGCCTCGTGGGACGGGCCGGCGCTGTCGTACTACCCGGGCGCGGAGTACGTGGACATGGTCTGCCCCAGCAGGTACGACGACGACATGCTGATGCTCGGCGAGCGCACGGGCCAGTCGCCGTACAACGACTACAAGGACATCCTCACGACCGGCAAACCGCTCGGTTTCGCCGAGTGCGGCCCGGAGAAGAAGCGCGACGGCTCGTGGGACTCCCGGCTGATCCTCAAGCAGATCCGCGAGAAGTACCCGGCGATGACGTACTTCCACTGCTGGAACGGCTGGCAGGGCGCGGTGATGGAGCTGGCCAGGCTGCGGTTCACCGAGGAGCTGCTCAACGACTCCTGGGTGATCACCAGGGACGAGGTGGACTGGCGGCAGATGGCCGGACCGACCACGTCGTCCCGCCCGACGACCACCTCCCGGCCGCCCAAACCCACGTCCACACCGCCCAAGACCCAGAACAACCCCGTGATCCGCCCGCCAGTCACCAGGTAA
- a CDS encoding glycosyltransferase, whose translation MTDGQPARPLSVLVVSYRRADLLRRCLDSVHKHLSGCSVLVWDNLSQGTPAIRELADEYPDVDWFFSDRNVGYAAAINGLAQRTGDDMLLLNPDAELLGPLAKSRAALREPKVAAVSPRVQEGGDGPDWDVARRRQTVLRSIVSHSGYGKRLRGKGLSDYYPEQPGDVDGYLSGCCLLISRAAWQQVGGFDQKFFLYGEESDWQRRAHGNGWRLVLADEPDVRHAAGGTMAGDPLAERRSRDLLRAGQAEMLGMGNYGPGAVFTAGLNLLDRVQRSHRDDRQRERAAARAKADPGKPSILLTSNELCQGGAERQRVLLANELSRRGYPVTLACLQHFGPLTPELDPGVRLVLTPWWQPLVDLPTKDAVLITGVTNTEAGFAAGWKALNPKGRWLAATHEPAEPDRPTYGGKLAKVINRSDGVIALSPRHWDAITKHQALHTRHFIAPNGVPEQEDRGYRPSKPVRLGMLCRMVEHKNPHLLVEALDSLSDLDWTLDLHGDGPDRAKLEAKTPDRVKDRVTWHGASPGPDHAFGTFDVLCVPSKAEAFPLVIVEAMARGLPVVSSAVGSVPDLLDNGRAGLLVEPVTATAWTAALRPVIEDPTRLTRLAAAGARRAAELYTVDAMTDAYETAIAAAR comes from the coding sequence GTGACGGACGGTCAGCCTGCTCGCCCGCTGTCGGTGCTCGTCGTCAGCTACCGGCGGGCGGATCTTCTGCGGCGTTGTCTCGACAGTGTCCACAAGCACCTGTCGGGGTGTTCGGTTCTGGTGTGGGACAACCTGTCGCAGGGCACTCCCGCGATCAGGGAACTGGCGGACGAGTACCCGGACGTCGACTGGTTCTTCTCCGACCGCAACGTCGGTTACGCGGCCGCCATCAACGGTTTGGCCCAGCGGACCGGCGACGACATGCTGCTGCTCAACCCCGACGCCGAATTGCTCGGGCCCTTGGCGAAGTCGCGGGCCGCGCTGCGGGAGCCGAAGGTCGCCGCTGTCTCACCCAGGGTCCAGGAAGGCGGCGACGGGCCCGACTGGGACGTCGCCCGGCGCAGGCAGACGGTCCTGCGCAGCATCGTCAGCCATTCGGGTTACGGGAAACGCCTGCGCGGCAAGGGTCTCTCCGACTACTACCCCGAACAGCCCGGTGACGTCGACGGCTACCTGTCCGGTTGCTGCCTGCTCATCTCCCGTGCGGCGTGGCAGCAAGTCGGCGGGTTCGACCAGAAGTTCTTCCTGTACGGCGAGGAGTCCGACTGGCAGCGCCGGGCGCACGGCAACGGCTGGCGCCTGGTTCTCGCGGACGAGCCGGACGTCCGGCACGCGGCCGGGGGCACCATGGCCGGTGATCCGTTGGCCGAGCGGCGATCGCGGGATCTGCTGCGCGCCGGGCAGGCCGAGATGCTGGGGATGGGCAACTACGGGCCCGGCGCGGTGTTCACCGCCGGGCTCAACCTGCTCGACCGCGTGCAGCGGTCGCACCGCGACGACCGGCAGCGGGAGCGGGCCGCGGCCAGGGCGAAGGCCGATCCCGGCAAACCGAGCATTCTGTTGACCAGCAACGAGTTGTGCCAGGGCGGCGCCGAACGGCAACGTGTCCTGCTCGCCAACGAGTTGAGCAGGCGCGGGTATCCGGTCACGCTCGCGTGCCTGCAGCACTTCGGGCCGCTCACGCCCGAACTCGACCCGGGCGTGCGCCTGGTGCTGACGCCGTGGTGGCAGCCGCTCGTCGACCTGCCCACCAAGGACGCCGTGCTGATCACCGGCGTCACCAACACCGAGGCCGGGTTCGCGGCGGGCTGGAAGGCGTTGAACCCGAAGGGCCGGTGGCTCGCGGCGACGCACGAACCAGCCGAACCGGACCGTCCGACGTACGGCGGCAAGCTGGCCAAGGTGATCAACCGCAGCGACGGCGTGATCGCCTTGTCGCCACGGCACTGGGACGCCATCACCAAGCACCAGGCGTTGCACACGCGGCACTTCATCGCACCCAACGGAGTGCCGGAGCAGGAAGATCGCGGCTACCGGCCGTCGAAGCCGGTCCGGCTCGGCATGCTGTGCCGGATGGTCGAGCACAAGAACCCGCACCTGCTCGTCGAGGCGCTGGACTCGCTGTCCGATCTCGACTGGACGCTCGACCTGCACGGCGACGGCCCTGACCGGGCGAAACTCGAAGCCAAGACGCCGGATCGGGTCAAGGACCGGGTCACCTGGCACGGCGCCTCCCCGGGCCCGGACCATGCGTTCGGCACGTTCGACGTCCTCTGCGTGCCGAGCAAGGCCGAGGCTTTCCCGCTCGTCATCGTGGAAGCGATGGCTCGCGGGTTGCCGGTCGTGTCATCTGCCGTGGGTTCGGTCCCGGATCTGCTGGACAACGGACGCGCCGGGCTGCTTGTCGAACCTGTCACCGCGACGGCGTGGACAGCAGCACTGCGCCCGGTCATCGAAGACCCCACCCGGCTCACGCGGCTCGCCGCGGCGGGCGCGCGACGAGCCGCCGAGCTGTACACAGTGGACGCCATGACGGATGCGTACGAGACCGCCATCGCGGCGGCGAGATGA
- a CDS encoding MBL fold metallo-hydrolase gives MHFLGHSCVRIEIGGRVVLTDPVLTARVGPLVRVVPLPDRATWADADLVLISHQHGDHLHLPSLRLLRHARIVVPRGAGAWLHRKGFPRVEELGVGERLVDGDLTVTAVHAEHSGHRWGPRLTHGPHAPAIGHVLEAEKRIYVAGDTDIYDGMADLGPVDIALLPVWGWGMTLGPGHLDPLGAAAAVELIKPGVAVPVHWGTLALPGVARTARMRRLLSEPAHDFAAAVSTNTEVVVAPPGSEVMHEPGA, from the coding sequence GTGCATTTCCTCGGCCACTCGTGCGTTCGGATCGAGATCGGTGGCCGGGTCGTGCTCACCGATCCGGTGCTGACCGCCCGGGTCGGGCCGCTTGTCCGGGTCGTCCCGCTGCCTGACCGGGCCACGTGGGCCGACGCCGATCTGGTCCTGATCTCCCACCAGCACGGTGACCACCTGCACCTGCCGTCGCTGCGGCTGCTCCGCCACGCCCGGATCGTGGTGCCGCGTGGCGCGGGCGCGTGGCTGCACCGCAAGGGATTCCCGCGCGTCGAGGAGTTGGGTGTCGGCGAGCGGCTGGTGGACGGCGATCTGACCGTGACCGCTGTGCACGCCGAACACTCCGGGCACCGCTGGGGGCCGCGGCTGACGCACGGCCCGCATGCGCCCGCGATCGGGCACGTCCTCGAAGCGGAGAAGCGGATCTATGTGGCGGGCGACACAGATATATACGACGGCATGGCGGACCTCGGTCCTGTCGACATCGCGCTGCTGCCGGTGTGGGGCTGGGGGATGACGCTGGGGCCGGGTCATCTCGACCCGCTCGGAGCCGCTGCCGCCGTCGAGTTGATCAAACCGGGGGTCGCGGTGCCGGTGCACTGGGGGACGTTGGCGCTGCCGGGCGTGGCCCGCACAGCGCGGATGCGGCGGCTGCTGAGCGAACCGGCACACGACTTCGCCGCCGCCGTGAGCACGAACACCGAGGTGGTCGTGGCACCGCCCGGGAGCGAGGTGATGCATGAACCTGGCGCTTGA
- a CDS encoding flippase, which produces MSRAAAIARGVALQVVARVSALPLAIVTLGIATQYLGEHGYGIMTTAIVFVGLFETLTSQGIGTVIVRRVSGKQKASLAHLIGLDLTFSLTYALPLGLTAASVGVLTYSDPQVQSALLVLSAGLVCNAVASCFDAVFDVHVKYGTIAIAEFFSRVITLGCAAAVAFTDAGLLAMCAVQILPNLLKMVVNGLAAHRLTPMRPIGDLNAILNLVKESIPFTLIMLIAVIYWRVDGVLLSLLSDTREVAAYGIAVQLAFTLNMLPQVFSRTALSTINEGYASDPARFRRAVASGYRFLLLFATPVAVLGIPLAERLVTAVGSDEFASGATPVLRLFFVACAISFLTSIISDAMVAAHQQRFLTTLSAVNLVVNIALNIILIPRFGAVGCGIALIVTELSGVVFTQIRLRKVGVDPLPLKYVMRLIPGLNLSLLAMLLTWSLPLVFPIVAGMIGYFAGAWLGGAIPDEMRGALLGAMKPGRGTAPA; this is translated from the coding sequence GTGTCCAGGGCAGCGGCGATCGCGCGAGGGGTCGCCCTCCAAGTGGTGGCGCGAGTCAGCGCGCTCCCGCTCGCCATCGTCACTCTGGGTATAGCAACGCAGTATCTGGGCGAACACGGTTACGGCATCATGACGACCGCGATCGTGTTCGTCGGCCTGTTCGAGACGCTGACCTCGCAGGGCATCGGCACGGTGATCGTGCGCAGGGTCAGCGGCAAGCAGAAGGCGTCGCTGGCGCACCTGATCGGCCTCGACCTGACGTTCTCGCTGACCTACGCCCTGCCGCTCGGCCTGACAGCCGCCAGCGTCGGGGTGCTGACGTACTCCGATCCGCAGGTGCAGTCCGCGCTGCTGGTGCTGTCGGCCGGACTGGTCTGCAACGCCGTCGCGTCCTGTTTCGACGCCGTCTTCGACGTGCACGTCAAGTACGGCACGATCGCGATCGCGGAGTTCTTCTCCCGCGTGATCACGCTGGGCTGCGCGGCGGCGGTGGCGTTCACCGACGCCGGCCTGCTGGCCATGTGCGCGGTGCAGATCCTGCCGAACCTGCTCAAGATGGTCGTCAACGGGCTCGCGGCGCACCGGCTGACCCCGATGCGGCCGATCGGCGACCTGAACGCGATCCTCAACCTGGTCAAGGAGAGCATCCCGTTCACGCTGATCATGCTGATCGCGGTGATCTACTGGCGCGTGGACGGCGTGCTGCTGTCGCTGCTGTCCGACACGCGCGAGGTGGCGGCGTACGGCATCGCCGTGCAGCTGGCGTTCACCCTCAACATGCTGCCGCAGGTCTTCTCCCGGACAGCGCTGTCGACGATCAACGAGGGCTACGCCAGCGACCCGGCCAGGTTCCGGCGCGCGGTCGCGAGTGGATACCGGTTCCTGTTGCTGTTCGCCACACCCGTTGCCGTACTTGGTATCCCATTGGCGGAACGCCTGGTGACGGCGGTCGGCTCGGACGAGTTCGCGTCCGGCGCGACGCCGGTGCTGCGGCTGTTCTTCGTCGCGTGCGCGATCAGCTTCCTGACGTCGATCATCAGCGACGCGATGGTCGCGGCGCACCAGCAGCGCTTCCTGACCACGCTGTCGGCGGTGAACCTGGTCGTGAACATCGCGCTGAACATCATCCTGATCCCCCGTTTCGGGGCGGTCGGCTGCGGCATCGCCCTGATCGTGACGGAACTGTCGGGCGTGGTGTTCACCCAGATCCGGCTACGCAAAGTAGGCGTCGACCCGCTGCCGCTGAAGTACGTGATGCGCCTGATCCCCGGCCTGAACCTGTCGCTGCTGGCGATGCTGCTGACGTGGTCGCTGCCGCTGGTCTTCCCGATCGTCGCGGGCATGATCGGTTACTTCGCCGGCGCGTGGCTCGGCGGCGCGATCCCCGACGAGATGCGCGGCGCCCTGCTCGGGGCCATGAAACCCGGCCGCGGGACGGCACCTGCCTGA
- a CDS encoding glycosyltransferase family 4 protein, which translates to MIRVLMAGSAPSERGGMATVTNLLLRHGSEVAAIRMIPTHREGPAGMRLKLWLSGTAKIVSALRYADVLHAHVSERGSVIRKGVLVWIAKLMRKPVVLHCHGAEFVDWYQGLPGLAKRVIALTFRQADLVAVLGSSWRTMYTDLLGVQRVVSLGNPIELPAAVSSPPGFRIVFLGRFGARKGSADVLSAVARLSEPVEVVMAGDGEVAETKALAARLGVNASIRTWISPEERDALLSSAHVFVLPSRDEGLPMAMLESMGHGLVPVVTPVGSIGEVVKDGENGLLVRPGDVDGLAAALQSLLDDPGLRERLGKAARATAEPFEIGRYLRTLGNHWSTLVSGSSGSNRTNHSRGFTW; encoded by the coding sequence ATGATCCGCGTCCTGATGGCCGGGTCCGCGCCGAGCGAGCGCGGTGGGATGGCGACGGTCACGAACCTGTTGCTGCGGCACGGATCCGAGGTCGCGGCGATCCGGATGATCCCGACGCACCGGGAAGGACCGGCCGGGATGCGCCTGAAACTGTGGCTGTCAGGCACAGCGAAGATCGTGTCCGCGCTGCGGTACGCCGACGTCCTGCACGCCCACGTGTCGGAGCGGGGCAGCGTGATCCGCAAGGGCGTGCTCGTGTGGATCGCCAAACTGATGCGCAAACCGGTCGTGCTGCACTGCCACGGCGCCGAGTTCGTCGACTGGTACCAGGGCCTGCCCGGCCTGGCCAAGCGTGTGATCGCCTTGACGTTCCGGCAGGCGGACCTGGTCGCCGTCCTCGGTTCGTCGTGGCGCACCATGTACACGGATCTGCTTGGTGTGCAACGGGTTGTCAGCCTGGGCAACCCGATCGAACTGCCGGCCGCGGTGTCTTCGCCGCCCGGCTTCAGGATCGTCTTCCTCGGCCGGTTCGGTGCGCGGAAGGGATCGGCGGACGTCCTGTCCGCCGTCGCCCGGCTGTCCGAGCCCGTCGAAGTGGTGATGGCGGGCGACGGCGAGGTCGCCGAAACCAAGGCGCTGGCCGCGCGACTGGGCGTGAACGCGAGCATCCGGACGTGGATCTCGCCGGAGGAACGCGACGCGCTGCTGTCCTCCGCGCACGTCTTCGTGCTGCCCAGCCGTGACGAAGGCCTGCCGATGGCGATGCTCGAATCGATGGGTCACGGCCTGGTGCCCGTGGTCACCCCGGTCGGGTCGATCGGCGAGGTGGTCAAGGACGGCGAGAACGGCCTGCTCGTCCGGCCGGGCGACGTCGACGGGCTGGCCGCGGCCCTGCAGTCGCTGCTCGACGATCCCGGCCTGCGGGAACGCCTCGGCAAGGCCGCGCGCGCCACAGCGGAGCCGTTCGAAATCGGCCGCTACCTCCGTACACTCGGCAACCACTGGTCAACCCTCGTGAGTGGTTCGTCCGGTTCTAACCGGACGAACCACTCACGAGGGTTTACCTGGTGA
- a CDS encoding glycosyltransferase family 4 protein, whose protein sequence is MRAWVELIHYLDAAKWPERNASGEVPNATPFGIDELARHGVDVAFREVLKGRVPNALARRVRAREGGLEWLEAVASHYNRLKRSADVVLCWDEFTGIPAAALPGGPPVISGVQLLTDPQDRSKQFLRRAGKALAKMEIVFVQAKGMIPVLRDDWGVPDRKLRFVPFGIDAGWFRPVDGEVDRDLVASVGDDAHRDHDTLIKAVADVRRRRPGTRLELATQLDVDLPGDLGTVHREHLGRKRRQFYGNANVVAVATKPNIHGSGMSVILEAMACGRPYVVTASAGLDGYLKHGHDGLVVPPGDVDMFASAVNALMADPERADAMGKAGRARLERELTTDVQARRLAEVIKGVVRAR, encoded by the coding sequence GTGCGTGCCTGGGTCGAGCTGATCCACTACCTCGACGCGGCCAAGTGGCCCGAGCGCAACGCGTCCGGTGAGGTCCCGAATGCTACCCCGTTCGGCATCGACGAACTGGCGCGACACGGCGTCGACGTGGCGTTCCGCGAGGTCCTCAAAGGACGTGTCCCGAACGCGCTCGCCCGCAGGGTGCGCGCACGGGAAGGCGGCCTGGAATGGCTGGAAGCCGTTGCGTCCCACTACAACCGGCTCAAGCGGAGCGCCGACGTGGTGCTCTGCTGGGACGAGTTCACCGGCATCCCGGCCGCGGCGCTGCCCGGCGGCCCGCCGGTGATCAGCGGCGTGCAGCTGCTGACCGACCCGCAGGACCGCTCCAAGCAGTTCCTGCGCCGCGCGGGCAAGGCGCTGGCGAAGATGGAGATCGTCTTCGTGCAGGCGAAGGGCATGATCCCGGTCCTGCGTGACGACTGGGGCGTGCCCGACCGCAAACTGCGGTTCGTCCCCTTCGGAATCGACGCCGGCTGGTTCCGCCCAGTCGACGGGGAGGTCGACCGCGACCTCGTGGCCAGCGTCGGTGACGACGCGCACCGCGACCACGACACGCTGATCAAGGCGGTCGCGGACGTGCGCCGCCGCAGGCCGGGCACGCGCCTGGAGCTGGCGACCCAGCTCGACGTCGACCTGCCGGGCGATCTGGGCACGGTGCACCGCGAGCACCTCGGGCGCAAGCGGCGCCAGTTCTACGGCAACGCGAACGTGGTCGCCGTGGCCACGAAACCGAACATCCACGGGTCGGGCATGTCGGTCATCCTCGAAGCGATGGCGTGTGGACGGCCGTACGTGGTGACCGCGAGCGCGGGCCTGGACGGCTACCTCAAGCACGGGCACGACGGTCTGGTCGTACCGCCGGGAGACGTGGACATGTTCGCGTCCGCCGTCAACGCGTTGATGGCCGATCCCGAACGGGCGGACGCCATGGGCAAGGCCGGGCGCGCCAGGCTGGAGCGTGAGCTGACCACCGACGTGCAGGCCCGGCGGCTGGCCGAGGTGATCAAGGGAGTGGTACGGGCGCGCTGA
- a CDS encoding WecB/TagA/CpsF family glycosyltransferase has product MTERRVPVGTVMVDALTEAEVVHQVRDTWQDGGWILTANVDIVRAISRDRSLVRLASTATLTVADGMPLVWAGRIAGREIPERVTGSSLVHTLTRAAALDGRSVYLLGGAPGVAERAAAVLQERSPGLKIAGIAAPPVGFDQREDTLQAVIDDVVLAQPSLVLIGMGFPKQEKLIQRLREVMPNAWYVGCGAGIPMASGDSRRAPVTLQKLGLEWAHRLAMEPRRLARRYLRDDLPFALLLLAGAAVRRVRR; this is encoded by the coding sequence GTGACAGAGCGGCGCGTACCAGTTGGCACGGTAATGGTCGACGCCCTGACCGAGGCGGAGGTCGTCCACCAAGTCCGGGACACCTGGCAGGACGGCGGCTGGATCCTGACCGCGAACGTCGACATCGTGCGCGCCATCAGCCGGGACCGGTCGCTGGTCAGGCTCGCGTCCACGGCGACGTTGACGGTCGCCGACGGCATGCCGCTCGTCTGGGCGGGCCGGATCGCGGGGCGGGAGATCCCCGAACGCGTCACCGGCAGCTCCCTCGTGCACACGCTGACCCGTGCCGCCGCGCTGGACGGCCGCTCGGTGTACCTGCTCGGCGGTGCCCCTGGTGTCGCCGAACGCGCCGCGGCCGTGCTGCAGGAGCGGTCGCCCGGGTTGAAGATCGCCGGGATCGCCGCGCCGCCGGTCGGCTTCGACCAGCGTGAGGACACGCTCCAGGCGGTCATCGACGACGTGGTGCTCGCCCAGCCGAGCCTGGTGCTGATCGGGATGGGTTTCCCCAAGCAGGAGAAGCTGATCCAACGGCTGCGCGAGGTCATGCCCAACGCCTGGTACGTCGGCTGCGGCGCCGGGATCCCGATGGCGTCCGGCGACTCCAGGCGCGCGCCCGTCACGCTGCAGAAGCTCGGCCTGGAATGGGCGCACCGGCTGGCCATGGAGCCGCGCAGGCTGGCCCGCCGCTACCTGCGCGACGACCTGCCGTTCGCGCTCCTGCTGCTCGCGGGCGCGGCCGTCCGCCGGGTGCGCCGTTAG
- a CDS encoding glycosyltransferase family 4 protein gives MRIPPSGRVAERIGRAARHRLGGYEWVDAFRRTTGDVVLCWDEYTGVPAVLREHHKPGRHKPVITGVVWLADEVDRVTALFARHALPKAAGVWASSGAMISRLERDWGVRKAHHVPLGIDVDFFAPRPKTEERLVVSAGNDRHRDHQLLIDAVRRLPGTRLEIATRLPIPAEHARTGLNEGQIRDLYGRASVVAIATRPNVHASGLTVTLEAMASGRPVVIPDTPGLTDYVENEHTGLVYPVGDVDALAKCVQRLVNDDAMAEEMGRAARRKVEREFSTELQAARLAELILAI, from the coding sequence ATGCGAATTCCGCCCAGCGGACGGGTTGCGGAGCGGATCGGCCGGGCCGCGCGGCACCGGCTCGGGGGATACGAATGGGTTGACGCGTTCCGCCGCACCACCGGTGACGTGGTCCTTTGCTGGGACGAGTACACGGGTGTGCCCGCCGTGCTGCGCGAACACCACAAACCCGGCAGACACAAACCGGTGATCACTGGAGTGGTGTGGCTGGCCGACGAGGTCGACCGCGTGACAGCCTTGTTCGCGCGGCACGCGCTGCCGAAGGCGGCGGGGGTGTGGGCGTCGTCGGGCGCGATGATCTCCCGGCTCGAACGGGATTGGGGTGTCAGGAAAGCGCACCACGTCCCACTCGGCATCGATGTCGATTTCTTTGCGCCTCGCCCGAAGACTGAGGAACGTCTGGTGGTCAGCGCGGGCAACGACCGCCACCGCGACCACCAGCTGCTGATCGACGCCGTCCGACGGCTCCCCGGCACGCGGCTGGAAATCGCCACCAGGCTGCCGATTCCCGCGGAACACGCCCGCACCGGGCTCAACGAGGGCCAGATCCGGGACCTCTATGGACGGGCGAGCGTCGTGGCGATCGCGACCAGGCCCAACGTGCACGCGTCCGGCCTGACCGTCACCCTCGAGGCGATGGCCAGCGGACGGCCGGTAGTGATTCCGGACACTCCCGGCCTAACGGACTACGTCGAGAACGAGCACACTGGACTCGTCTACCCGGTCGGCGACGTTGATGCGCTGGCGAAATGCGTGCAGCGGCTCGTCAACGACGACGCCATGGCCGAGGAGATGGGCAGGGCGGCACGCCGTAAGGTCGAGCGCGAGTTCTCAACCGAGCTGCAGGCCGCCCGGCTGGCCGAGCTCATCCTCGCGATCTGA
- a CDS encoding glycosyltransferase family 4 protein: MRVLWLSPWMRTLSRVHVEALQDAGHDCLLVTSDQHYEKTRPLPYERVLDPRPKDPRTIGPLLKAFREVRAWRPNVVVVELVWDPRWLMLARLAPMVHLIHDDAPHDETESRPAWQRRLFSGFSSRAKRVVAFSDYVAEQLPYPASVVPLTSDVRERDLPPLAEDRRDFVLYGRMSPYKNVPVALKAWEKHLLSGQHNGDRLILLGDGPLDVSEQDLPPRCEWRRERFAYADVLPVLGRAKGSVVHYRQASQSGVQLLSMQLGVTPIVSDSGGLPEFQPPDEPGIGVDDVDGLADAFARLSDPAAAKRRGEAARLHFERTYSADLVGAKLAATLANVAT; encoded by the coding sequence ATGAGAGTTCTGTGGCTGTCGCCCTGGATGCGCACGCTGTCCAGGGTGCACGTCGAAGCGTTGCAGGACGCCGGGCACGACTGCTTGCTGGTCACATCCGATCAGCACTACGAGAAAACGCGGCCGCTGCCGTACGAGCGCGTGCTCGACCCGCGCCCGAAAGACCCGCGGACCATCGGCCCGCTGCTGAAGGCGTTCCGCGAAGTCAGGGCCTGGCGGCCGAACGTGGTCGTCGTCGAACTGGTCTGGGATCCGCGCTGGCTGATGCTGGCCAGGCTGGCGCCGATGGTGCACCTGATCCACGACGACGCCCCGCACGACGAGACCGAGTCGCGCCCGGCGTGGCAACGGCGGCTGTTCAGCGGGTTCAGCAGCCGGGCCAAGCGGGTCGTCGCCTTCAGCGACTACGTGGCCGAGCAGCTCCCGTATCCGGCCAGCGTGGTGCCGTTGACCAGCGACGTCCGCGAGCGGGATCTCCCGCCGCTCGCCGAGGACCGGCGTGACTTCGTGCTCTACGGCCGGATGTCGCCGTACAAGAACGTGCCGGTGGCGTTGAAGGCGTGGGAGAAGCACCTGCTTTCCGGGCAGCACAATGGCGACCGGCTGATCCTGCTCGGCGACGGGCCGCTCGACGTGTCCGAACAGGATCTGCCGCCGCGCTGCGAGTGGCGCCGTGAGCGCTTCGCGTACGCCGACGTGCTGCCTGTCCTCGGCCGCGCGAAGGGCTCGGTGGTGCACTACCGGCAGGCGTCGCAGAGCGGGGTGCAACTGCTGTCGATGCAGCTCGGTGTGACGCCGATCGTGTCGGATTCCGGCGGGTTGCCGGAATTCCAGCCGCCGGACGAGCCGGGTATCGGGGTCGACGACGTGGACGGCCTCGCTGACGCGTTCGCGCGGCTGTCCGATCCGGCAGCCGCCAAACGCCGTGGCGAGGCTGCCAGGCTGCACTTCGAGCGCACCTACAGCGCGGATCTCGTCGGCGCGAAACTGGCCGCGACCTTGGCCAACGTCGCCACATAG